In a single window of the Antedon mediterranea chromosome 1, ecAntMedi1.1, whole genome shotgun sequence genome:
- the LOC140059111 gene encoding large ribosomal subunit protein bL27m-like, producing MLAISNHLRNVFSIGKGLLVNSILQQTCRHILPPASMVLPARCASKKASSSKRNTGGKRRGKRLGLKKRDGEFVQVGMILVRQKGAYRWLPGQYVGTGRDRTLYAMEPGYVFFTREQWIPAPVDDFTRDVAPTLPEERMLKTFVHIQPEPQVGRFKLIEQV from the exons GTTTACTAGTTAATTCTATATTACAACAAACATGTAGGCATATATTGCCGCCAGCATCAATGGTATTACCGGCAAGATGTGCATCAAAAAAAGCAAGTAGCAGCAAAAGAAATACAGGAGGAAAAAGAAGAGGAAAACGTCTCGGCTTAAAAAAACGTGATG GAGAATTTGTGCAAGTTGGGATGATACTGGTGCGGCAAAAGGGTGCTTATCGATGGTTACCAGGGCAATAT GTTGGAACAGGGCGTGACAGAACATTATATGCAATGGAACCTGGATATGTGTTCTTCACACGAGAACAGTGGATCCCAGCACCAGTGGATGATTTTACACGAGATGTAGCGCCAACGTTACCTGAAGAGCGCATGCTTAAAACATTCGTACACATTCAGCCAGAACCACAAGTTGGACGATTTAAACTCATTGAACAAGTGTAA